GTATTTCAATGTGCCGCGCCTTCAACGACCAGTATGGAACCAACTTTATCTGCGCCATGCCGACAAATCTCTATGGGCCGAATGATAACTACGATCCCGAGCAATCTCATGTCATGGCAGCCTTAATCGACAAATTCTACCGCGCCAAATGCGAGAACAAGTCTGCCGTAACGCTTTGGGGTACGGGCAAGCCCCGCCGGGAGCTGATGTACGTGGACGATGCCGCCGAAGCGGCCCTCTTCCTCATGGAGCGTTATAACGGGAATGATCCGGTCAATGTGGGGGTAGGCGAAGACCATTCCATACGAGAGCTTGCCGAAATGGTCCGCGACATAGTCGGCTATCGCGGTGAGATTCAATTCGATACCAGCAAGCCGGACGGTGTTGCACAGAAGCTGCTCGATATGGAGACACTTCATTCCCTGGGGTGGAGAAGCCGTACGCCACTTCGGGAAGGATTGAGAAAGGCGCACGACTGGTACGTTGCGTCACCTTATGCGCCGGGAGGGAGGATCTAATGTTCTGGAAGCTTCAGGAAAATGTCATTACCGAACGTGAGCTCGATTTACTGATTTCCTTTATCAAAGAAACCAAGAGGTTTACCCAGTTCACAAAGGTTGCCGAATTCGAGAAAGCCTTTGCCCGGTGGCAGGGGTCCGGGTATTCCGTGTTCGTCAATTCCGGCAGCTCCGCAAACCTCGTGATGGTAAGTTCTGCCAAAGAATATTATGAATGGCGGGACGGGGACGAAATAATCGTGCCCACGGTGACATGGCCTACGACAATTACACCGGTTATGCAATGCGGATTGACACCTGTCTTCGTTGATGCGAATCTGACCGATCTCTCACTCGATTACGATCAGGTGCATTCTGCCATCACACCGAGGACCCGCGGGATCTTCGTGGCTCACCTGCTCGGATTTCCCTCGGACGTTGCCAGATTGAAGGAGATCGTTTCCGGCAGGGATATCACCATATTGGAGGATTGCTGCGAATCTCAGGGGGCGACTTTAAAGGGGACCAAGGTAGGCAGGCTCGGCGCCGCCGGGACGTTCAGTTTCTACTGGGGGCACCACATGACCACCGTCGAAGGGGGTATGCTTTGCACGGACGATGAGGAGCTTTACAAGCTGTTCCTGCTGAAAAGGTCCCATGGTCTGGCAAGGGAATTGCCGGAGCACTACTACGCCGGATTGAAGGAAAGATACCGTGACATCGATTTCAATTTCCTGTTCCTCACGGACGGATTCAATGTACGCAACACGGAGTTCAATGCCGTGCTCGGCCTGGAGCAGTTGAAGCGGATGAATTCCTACATAATGACGCGTAATGCAAACTATAGAAGATTTGTCGATATCTGTAGAAGGTTTTCGGACCATTTAATAGTATTGGACGTAAAAGGGATGTCTTCCTTCGTATTGCCCTTTTTGTTCAGGGAGGGAGGGGAGAAGAGCGCCTTTCAGAAGCTCATTGCGGAAGAAGGGATCGAATCCCGGCCCCTCATAAGCGGAAACCTGCTGCGCCAACCTTTTCTGCGGGCTTTTCGGGATCAAAAAACATATCCCAATGCCGATTTTCTCCATGAAAATGCCTTTTACATCGGCAACAATCAATTTGTAGGCGAAGAAAGGCTCGCAGTGCTGGAATCGATAATGGAGAATTTTTTCGGACAAAATGTACGACACGAGGAGCGACCGATAAGGCAGAGGGCACGGGCATGAATGAAATCGAAATGGTGACATTTTCAACGGATGAGGAGAAGAAAAGGCGGTCCGATTTCGTCGGACTTCTCAAGGGCTGCCCGATTCCCGAGGGGGAATTACTCGACAACCTGGGTCTTTTCCTTAATTCGAAAACTTTTTCACGGATAAAATTCATGGACTTCCTCTACCAGAAGATCGTGGAGATCCCCGGCGTCATTATGGAATTCGGGACCAGGTGGGGGCAGAATGCGGCGCTTTTTTCATCGCTGCGGGGCATTTACGAGCCTTACAACCGGACGAGAAAAATAGTGGCTTTTGATACTTTCGAAGGTTTTCCGGAAGTGTCGCCCCAGGACGGCACATGTAAATCTATCACGCCGGGCGGATACAAGGTGACAGCGGGCTATGATGCCTATCTGGACCAGGTCCTCGCCTTTCACGAAAAAGAGAACCCTTTGGGCCATATCAAGAAATATGCCCTCGTAAAAGGGGACGCTACGAGCACCCTGCCCCGGTACCTCGAAGAATACCCGGAGACCATAATCTCTCTTGCCTATTTCGATTTTGATTTGTATGAACCCACGAAGAAATGCCTCCAGCTGATCCGGGAGCGTCTCGTCAAAGGAAGCATCGTCGGCTTTGACGAACTTAACGAGCATGAAACCCCCGGGGAAACCCTCGCGGTAATGGAAGTGCTCGGCCTTCGCAACCTGGAGCTGAGACGCCTTAGCTACGTCTCCCGCGTCTCCTATTTCGAGGTGAAGTAGGATGATTCCGCGGTGCGGCGAGTACAGAATAAAATGCCTGAAAAGGGGAATATAATGAGAATACATTGCATAGGGGACAGTCATGTTTCGGTCTTTTCGGGTCTCGACGGAGTGGGGCAGAACTATGATGCCCTGCCTTTCTTCAAGACCTACTGGATTGGACCCCATACTGCGTACAATGCGCCGGAACGGTGGGAAACCATAGGAGCCATTGTTGCGGAACATGTGGAAGCCGGCGATAAAATCCTTCTATGCTTCGGCGAGATCGACTGCAGGGTTCACCTCATCAAGCAAGCCCGTCTCAGGAAAGAGCCTCTTGAAAAAGTAGTCCGTGAATGCGTGGATCGATATTTCGGGGTTTTCACAATGTTGAAAGATCGTGGGCGCGATGTCATGGCGTGGAATGCGCCCCCTCCGAGTGTCGAGGATATAGAATTCGGCGAGTATTCGACCTATGGGACTTATCCGGAAAGACTCGAGGTGACACGCACCTTCAACCGTATCCTTGAAGAGCTTTGCACAGCCCACGGGATACCATTCATCTCCATCTTCGAGAGGCTCCTGGGACCGGAGGGGCTCACAAACCCTCTCTATTTCATGGACGAAATACACCTCTCCCAGCGGGCAATGCCCTTCATCATCGATGAATTCAAAAAAATAGGGATAAATTTGTTACCTGAAGGAGGAGAGATTCCTCACGGAGGCACGGCCGCAGACGGAAAGACATTCCCGGCGGAAGCGCCTGTGAAGGCGGTGGAAACCGGTCTTGCGGGCCACCGGATTATCAATATGGTCTACGGTCATCTTCTCGAATCCCAGATGCACGCGTTCTGCAAGAAAAATGTCTCGGTCGTCTGGTCTTCCACCCCCCTCAAGGACTGTGATCTCTACGCCTATCTCAATGCCTTCAGCTTCGCGGGGAAGCAGGCGGGCAAGGACGTACTTCTCCTGTGGGAGCCTTACGTGGTGCTGCCGGGTCAGTGGGATGACCGGATATGGAACTGCTTCGATCACGTCTTCACTATCTACAGCGCCCTGACCGTCAACCGGCCTCGATTCGGGAGGGTGGACGGCCCTCGCTCAGGTTGGATCGTTCCGGCGGATATCACGGAAGACCGTGAGGAGCGGGAGAGGAAATACCCCCTTAAGGACCGTAAGAACGCCATATGCATGATCAACGGCCATAAGAAATCCGAGATTCCGGGCGAGCTTTATTCAAAGCGGTTTGAGGCGGCGCAGTGGTTCCACGAGAATTCGGACATGCCCTTCGACGTATATGGAAACCCCCCGTTCCCTCTGCCGAACTACAGGGGAATACTGGACCCGGACAAGAAGCTCCCCACTCTGGCAGAATACATGTTTTCCCTCTGCTTCGAGAACCTCTATCACCCCGAGTATGGGACCGGTTATATTACGGAAAAGGTACTCGACTGCCTGGAAGCCCGGACCGTTCCCGTCTATCTTGGATGCGCCGACATCGAAAAATACATACCGGAGGAATGTTACATAGACTTCCGCAGCTTCAGGGATTTCGGGGAGCTGGAACGGTTCCTCGGGGCCATGAGCAGGAAAAGATATAAAAAGTATGTCCACAGCATCGACGAGTGGGTGACGGCGGGGAACCTCCGAAAATACTCGTGGCAGGCCCTCTATGATGCACTCGCGGAGCTCGTCGGGGAGGGCCGTGAGGACGCTGCCGGGGCCGGCTGGACGGACGGCATTTCACCGGTCATCAAGGACCGTCTATGGGAAGCCGCCAAGGCCGCGCCGGTCTGGACATACGAGCACCTCGCTTCGACCATTCCCCCATTGGTAAACGCCATCATCCGCGAACAGGGAAAAGGTGCCGATCTTCTCGGAAGGGTGGGACAGGCCGGCCCGTCCGCGGATGAATCGTGCCTCAAACTTCAAAAAGTGAAATCCCCCGACTGGTCGCTGAAAGGCTCCTTTCTGCGGCAGATGGGCGATGCCTTCAGTCCCGATGTCTTCGTCGAGACGGGAACCTACATCGGAAATACCACATACGAAGCGTCGACGGTTTTTCCCGAAGTCCACTCCATAGAGTTCGGGAGGCCGCTCTACGAGCGTGCCGTCGACCGTTTCAGGGACATGAAGAAGATCTTCCTCTACCACGGCGATTCGGTTTCGCGGCTTCCGGAGATAATGGAGAGGACGGACGGAAAGCGCACGCTCCTGTGGCTCGATGCCCATTACAGCGAAGGTATCACGGAAAAGGCGGGCAAGAACACGCCGGTCCTCGAAGAGATCGAGGTCCTCGGCCGATCCCCCGGAAAGGAGGGGCTGATCGTTCTCCTCGATGATCTGAGGTTCTTCCACGATTACGCGGAGGAGGTCCCCGAAGAGTCGAGCCTTCGCGATTATCCCACGGTGCCCGAAGTCTGCGAGGCCTTTCTCCACATCAACGATTCATTCCGGTTTGCCGTCATCGGGGATATCCTCCTCGTCTATCCTGACGATTCAGGAGTCACCCTCTCGCCCGTACTCCGCGGATGCACGGTGAGCAGGATCTTCGACGGCGCGAATATGGAGACCGGGGCGGTCCTTTTGGCAGAGGAGGCCATAGGGGAAGCGGCGGGGGAAGAGCTCCGGGCGATCCAGGGGCTGGTAAAAGATAATCTTACCTCCGAGAACCTGGGCATCGGAGGCCATTACCGCCTGTGGCACGGCCTTACCCTCAGGCAGAGGGGGCTTTATGACGATGCATGTCACGAGTTCCTCGCTGCCCAGAAGACGGGCGTGAGGCACTGGCGCGTGAACTGGTATCTCGCCCAAAGCGCGTACAGGGCAGGCAATCTCACCCTCGCCCTGAAGGCACTCGACGAGGTACGGCAGGCTGCCCCGGGGTTCACAGCGCCGAAAGACCTCGCAGAAGAGCTGGCCGCGGCCGCAGGATCGGATAATTCTCCGTCCAGGCCTACCGTCAGCGGGCGCCTCGCCCTCGCAAAGTTTTTCGAAAATAACGGCCGGTATGAGGAAGCTCTTGCGGAGACGGACCTTGTCATAGCATCGGGGACCATGGACCCTACCATCCATTACCAGTTCGCCCAGCTTCTCATCGTCACGGGAAGGATAGACAAGAGCATTCCGGCGCTGAACACGGTTGTCTCCCTGAACCCGCGCCACACCTATGCCCATAATGACCTCGGGGTGATCTACCTTCAGCAGGGCAGACAGGATGAGGCGATCAGTGCCTTCGAGTGCGCCGTCTCGGCCGACAACCATAACCTGAACGCCCTCAGGAACCTCCTGGGCGTGGTGATCGCGGGCGGGAACAGGGAAGGCGCCATGGCCGTGATCAGACAGCTCCTCGCGGCCTATCCGGGGGATAAGGGTCTCGAGGGGGTGACGAAGGAATTCGGACTGCCCCTCGATATGGCAGCCGGGGCCCTCAAGAACCCCCCTTCGTCGGGCGGAGCGCCCGAAGGGGAGGCGGAGGCCTTCCGGAAGAAGGCGGCAGATTATTACGAGGAGATGACGGCCCTCTACGAGGCCGACTCTCCCGAAAACCCCGCACGCCAGCTGGTCCACCCCGTATGGAAAGCGCAGCTCGATACCCTCGGCGCCCTCATTCTCGAAGGGATCCCCGAAAATTTCCTTTTCCATCCGATCTGCCTGGAGATGTTCGTGAGGGGCGGATGGCAGAAACAGCAGGAATATGAGCTTCAATATCTCGAGGGCCTGGACGGACCCCTGAGGGACAGGATATTCTCGGTCCCGGAAACGGCGGTGGGACACCTCCCGCGCAACTGTCCGGGCCACGACATTTCGATCAATACCCTGGGCATGCTCTGGTACTGCGCCCGGATTCAGGAGCGCCTGACGGGAGAGATCTCGTCGGTCGTCGAATTCGGCGGGGGCTTCGGCTCTTTCGCGCGGGCCTTCAATCTCCTCATGGAGAAGCCCCTTACCTACAGCATCATCGATCTTCCGGAGATGCTCGCCCTTCAGCTTTACTACCTCGGCCTGAGCCTGGGAGAGGAGCGGGTGGTAGCCCACAAAGATACGGCGGAACCTCCCGCAGCGGGAAAGGTCAACCTCTATCCCGTCTACGGCATCGCGCAATCGAGCCTCTCTGCGGATCTCTTCGTCTCCACCTTCGCCCTTTCGGAAACGCCGGCCTTTACCCAGGACTTTGTGTGCAGGACGAGAGACTTTTTCGGCGCTCCCCGGGTCTATATCACGGGCCAGCTCGAATCGGAGCGGACCGAGCTCGGCTGGCAAAAACCGCAGGGAATCGTCATCTCGGCCCTGCACCGGTACAGGCATCTGGAGCTGAACCATTTTCACATAGGCGCCAATTATGAACTGATCGGGTCCGACGAGGAATCGAGGCCTTTAGGGGCCGCCGAGAGAGGCCGATCCCTGTCCGCGACCCCCGGCGACAGCCGGCAGAGAGACCCTGAAAAACCTGTTGGGATAATCTTCAGTAAAGATCGTGCCATGCAGCTCGACTGCACCTTGAGCTCCCTCAGTCTCCATTGCAGGGACATGGCGGGGCTCGATATGCATGTCCTCTACGCTACGTCCGATCTTCTCCACGAAAGGCAGTACGAGGAGCTGAAGAAGGTCTATCCTGCGATCACTTTCGTGAAGGAACGGATGTTCAAAGAAGACCTGTCCTCGCTCCTTCGCGGCCGAAAGTACGTCCTGTTCCTTGTGGACGATAACATTTTTGTAAATGATTTCAACGCGGCGGACGCAGTGAAGGGACTGGACGAAGACCCGGAAGCCCTCGGCTTTTCGCTCCGCCTCGGAAGAAATACGACCTATTGCTACATGCTCAACAAGGCGCAGGCCCTTCCGCCTTTCCGGACCGCGGGCAAAAAGGTCCTGGGCTTCGATTGGACCGCGGCCGAGCTCGACTTCGGCTACCCGCTTGAAGTGTCGAGCTCCTTTTATCGCGTTGAGGACCTCCTTCCCCTCATGGCCCTCGACTACAAGAATCCCAATACCCTGGAGCTTATGTTCGACAGCAACAAGCACATTTTCAGGGATCGCAAGAAGTCTCTCCTCTGCTTCGAGAGCAGCGTCACCTTCTGTAACCCCGTGAATATGGTTCAGACCATGTGGGTGAACCGGGCGGGAGGCAAAGGCGATTATTCTCCTCTCAAGCTTGCGGAAATGTTCGACAGGGGTCTCAGGGTGGACGCAGGCGCCTACTCGGGTTTAGTGCCGAAAGGCTGCCACCAGGAAGTCGACTTTATCTTTTCGGGGAATCGCGAGGCGCCTCCGGGCCCCAATCCCGAGAGACCGCTCGTCTCCGTCATGATCATAAGCTATAACGGCATCGATCACATCAAGCCATGCATCGAGTCCATTCAAAGGAACACGGATGAGGATTACGAGATCGTGGTGGTAGATAACGCGCGAAACGACGGATCCATCGATTATCTCAGGACGGTCCCGGGTCTCACTCTTGTCGAGAACCCGACCAATATAGGGTACTCTCCTGCCCGGGCCCAGGCTATGGCCCTGGTGAGGGGCGATTATATCGTTTCCATCGACGATGATACGGTGGTGACGAAGGGGTGGGTGAGGAGATTCATCGACCACGCAAAAGCCCACCCGGAGCTGGGGATCATAGGCCCTATGTCAAATTATGTATCGAACGCTCAGCTCGTTCAAAATGCCGTCTACCACAATGTACATGAAATGGACACTTTTGCGGAGACCTTGTCCCGGGAAAACGAGGGCAGGCTCACCTATACGAACAAGCTTATCGGTTTCTGCATGTTTATCCCCCGCAAGGTCCTCGAAACCATAGGCTGCATAGATTACAACTTCGGCGCCTTTTTCGGATTCGATGACGACGATTACTCCTTGCGAGCACAGGCGGCAGGCTTCAAGCTCGCCATTGCCCACGACATCTTTATCCACCACACCGGCGGGCCCCAGGGCAAAGGGGACGCGGCGTATAACCAGTCACTTCTCGGGGCATGGGAAATTTTCAAGAAAAAATGGGACCTCCCGTCCGACCTCCCCTACGGACAGCCATACAGTGTCGGCCATATCCTCGAGGGACCCTTTGACAAAAAGAGGCACTTCATCCCCGCACCGGACCCGAAAGAGCTTGAGCCCCTCATCTATCGAGGAGCGGCAACCCGAAGCGTGATTCCGACCTCGGCTACGGATGATGGGGAATTATTGGGACGAAAGGTCGACGACGCCTTTGCCTCGGCAAAAGCAGCAGCCGACCGCGGCAACTGGGAAGAAGCGGCTTCGATATTCGGGAGGCTCATCGAAGAGTATCCCGATCTCGGCGTTGCCCATGCCGGCCTCGGCTCGGTTCTCGTTGCCATGAAAGAATACGACCGGGCCATCATCGTGCTGTCTAAAACCCTGGAGATGCTTCCCACGGAGATGGAGGTATGGAACCAGCTCGCCACCGCCTTCCTCCTGTCCGGCAGAGGAGCGAATGCAATCGAAGTCCTTGAAAACGCCCTGTCGATCGAGCCCGATAACGTGGAGCTGCTGACGGCGACCGCAGGCCTCTGCCTTAGCGAGAAAG
This DNA window, taken from Syntrophorhabdaceae bacterium, encodes the following:
- a CDS encoding NAD-dependent epimerase/dehydratase family protein, whose translation is ISMCRAFNDQYGTNFICAMPTNLYGPNDNYDPEQSHVMAALIDKFYRAKCENKSAVTLWGTGKPRRELMYVDDAAEAALFLMERYNGNDPVNVGVGEDHSIRELAEMVRDIVGYRGEIQFDTSKPDGVAQKLLDMETLHSLGWRSRTPLREGLRKAHDWYVASPYAPGGRI
- a CDS encoding DegT/DnrJ/EryC1/StrS aminotransferase family protein, which translates into the protein MFWKLQENVITERELDLLISFIKETKRFTQFTKVAEFEKAFARWQGSGYSVFVNSGSSANLVMVSSAKEYYEWRDGDEIIVPTVTWPTTITPVMQCGLTPVFVDANLTDLSLDYDQVHSAITPRTRGIFVAHLLGFPSDVARLKEIVSGRDITILEDCCESQGATLKGTKVGRLGAAGTFSFYWGHHMTTVEGGMLCTDDEELYKLFLLKRSHGLARELPEHYYAGLKERYRDIDFNFLFLTDGFNVRNTEFNAVLGLEQLKRMNSYIMTRNANYRRFVDICRRFSDHLIVLDVKGMSSFVLPFLFREGGEKSAFQKLIAEEGIESRPLISGNLLRQPFLRAFRDQKTYPNADFLHENAFYIGNNQFVGEERLAVLESIMENFFGQNVRHEERPIRQRARA
- a CDS encoding TylF/MycF/NovP-related O-methyltransferase, coding for MNEIEMVTFSTDEEKKRRSDFVGLLKGCPIPEGELLDNLGLFLNSKTFSRIKFMDFLYQKIVEIPGVIMEFGTRWGQNAALFSSLRGIYEPYNRTRKIVAFDTFEGFPEVSPQDGTCKSITPGGYKVTAGYDAYLDQVLAFHEKENPLGHIKKYALVKGDATSTLPRYLEEYPETIISLAYFDFDLYEPTKKCLQLIRERLVKGSIVGFDELNEHETPGETLAVMEVLGLRNLELRRLSYVSRVSYFEVK
- a CDS encoding putative sugar O-methyltransferase, whose translation is MRIHCIGDSHVSVFSGLDGVGQNYDALPFFKTYWIGPHTAYNAPERWETIGAIVAEHVEAGDKILLCFGEIDCRVHLIKQARLRKEPLEKVVRECVDRYFGVFTMLKDRGRDVMAWNAPPPSVEDIEFGEYSTYGTYPERLEVTRTFNRILEELCTAHGIPFISIFERLLGPEGLTNPLYFMDEIHLSQRAMPFIIDEFKKIGINLLPEGGEIPHGGTAADGKTFPAEAPVKAVETGLAGHRIINMVYGHLLESQMHAFCKKNVSVVWSSTPLKDCDLYAYLNAFSFAGKQAGKDVLLLWEPYVVLPGQWDDRIWNCFDHVFTIYSALTVNRPRFGRVDGPRSGWIVPADITEDREERERKYPLKDRKNAICMINGHKKSEIPGELYSKRFEAAQWFHENSDMPFDVYGNPPFPLPNYRGILDPDKKLPTLAEYMFSLCFENLYHPEYGTGYITEKVLDCLEARTVPVYLGCADIEKYIPEECYIDFRSFRDFGELERFLGAMSRKRYKKYVHSIDEWVTAGNLRKYSWQALYDALAELVGEGREDAAGAGWTDGISPVIKDRLWEAAKAAPVWTYEHLASTIPPLVNAIIREQGKGADLLGRVGQAGPSADESCLKLQKVKSPDWSLKGSFLRQMGDAFSPDVFVETGTYIGNTTYEASTVFPEVHSIEFGRPLYERAVDRFRDMKKIFLYHGDSVSRLPEIMERTDGKRTLLWLDAHYSEGITEKAGKNTPVLEEIEVLGRSPGKEGLIVLLDDLRFFHDYAEEVPEESSLRDYPTVPEVCEAFLHINDSFRFAVIGDILLVYPDDSGVTLSPVLRGCTVSRIFDGANMETGAVLLAEEAIGEAAGEELRAIQGLVKDNLTSENLGIGGHYRLWHGLTLRQRGLYDDACHEFLAAQKTGVRHWRVNWYLAQSAYRAGNLTLALKALDEVRQAAPGFTAPKDLAEELAAAAGSDNSPSRPTVSGRLALAKFFENNGRYEEALAETDLVIASGTMDPTIHYQFAQLLIVTGRIDKSIPALNTVVSLNPRHTYAHNDLGVIYLQQGRQDEAISAFECAVSADNHNLNALRNLLGVVIAGGNREGAMAVIRQLLAAYPGDKGLEGVTKEFGLPLDMAAGALKNPPSSGGAPEGEAEAFRKKAADYYEEMTALYEADSPENPARQLVHPVWKAQLDTLGALILEGIPENFLFHPICLEMFVRGGWQKQQEYELQYLEGLDGPLRDRIFSVPETAVGHLPRNCPGHDISINTLGMLWYCARIQERLTGEISSVVEFGGGFGSFARAFNLLMEKPLTYSIIDLPEMLALQLYYLGLSLGEERVVAHKDTAEPPAAGKVNLYPVYGIAQSSLSADLFVSTFALSETPAFTQDFVCRTRDFFGAPRVYITGQLESERTELGWQKPQGIVISALHRYRHLELNHFHIGANYELIGSDEESRPLGAAERGRSLSATPGDSRQRDPEKPVGIIFSKDRAMQLDCTLSSLSLHCRDMAGLDMHVLYATSDLLHERQYEELKKVYPAITFVKERMFKEDLSSLLRGRKYVLFLVDDNIFVNDFNAADAVKGLDEDPEALGFSLRLGRNTTYCYMLNKAQALPPFRTAGKKVLGFDWTAAELDFGYPLEVSSSFYRVEDLLPLMALDYKNPNTLELMFDSNKHIFRDRKKSLLCFESSVTFCNPVNMVQTMWVNRAGGKGDYSPLKLAEMFDRGLRVDAGAYSGLVPKGCHQEVDFIFSGNREAPPGPNPERPLVSVMIISYNGIDHIKPCIESIQRNTDEDYEIVVVDNARNDGSIDYLRTVPGLTLVENPTNIGYSPARAQAMALVRGDYIVSIDDDTVVTKGWVRRFIDHAKAHPELGIIGPMSNYVSNAQLVQNAVYHNVHEMDTFAETLSRENEGRLTYTNKLIGFCMFIPRKVLETIGCIDYNFGAFFGFDDDDYSLRAQAAGFKLAIAHDIFIHHTGGPQGKGDAAYNQSLLGAWEIFKKKWDLPSDLPYGQPYSVGHILEGPFDKKRHFIPAPDPKELEPLIYRGAATRSVIPTSATDDGELLGRKVDDAFASAKAAADRGNWEEAASIFGRLIEEYPDLGVAHAGLGSVLVAMKEYDRAIIVLSKTLEMLPTEMEVWNQLATAFLLSGRGANAIEVLENALSIEPDNVELLTATAGLCLSEKEYGKAITWVSNAIERDPGCVEAISLLGRISIEIGDGEAAKVVLEKLNKVTPGHPVIFEMEEAMGLKPSGQAEEEASEEGKESGESIVDLYNQAILSYEKGETDGALRQFEKILEMDKEKPEVLNDAGVLYFQKGDKDKAVSYLREAVRLDPENFDYLRNLADICLDSGKVDEAAGHYGDILRKEPENVEVMVIAAQLCFGAGLEEDARVYMDRVREIDPDNEFIRQNIVAQA